One genomic window of Candidatus Pseudobacter hemicellulosilyticus includes the following:
- a CDS encoding 23S rRNA (pseudouridine(1915)-N(3))-methyltransferase RlmH, with protein sequence MKIQFWSIGKKHESYILQGVEEFTQRIGNYYPVQWHIIPPPKNAGLLSEPDLKKKEGETILEWLQKEDYLVALDERGKLLSSEKLAGFLETRIQERVKNIVFLIGGAYGIDEAVLKRANYQWSLSALTFPHQLVRLILAEQVYRACTIIRNEKYHHS encoded by the coding sequence ATGAAGATCCAGTTCTGGTCTATCGGTAAAAAACATGAATCGTATATCCTGCAGGGCGTGGAGGAGTTCACACAGCGCATCGGTAATTATTACCCGGTGCAATGGCATATCATTCCTCCTCCTAAAAATGCCGGCCTGCTCAGTGAGCCCGACCTCAAAAAGAAAGAGGGCGAGACCATCCTGGAATGGTTGCAGAAAGAGGACTACCTGGTAGCGCTGGATGAACGGGGCAAACTGCTCAGCTCAGAAAAGCTGGCGGGGTTCCTGGAGACACGCATCCAGGAGCGGGTAAAGAATATCGTATTCCTGATCGGCGGTGCCTATGGCATTGATGAGGCCGTGCTGAAAAGGGCCAATTACCAGTGGTCCCTCTCCGCTCTTACCTTCCCGCACCAGCTGGTGAGGCTCATTTTGGCCGAGCAGGTATACCGGGCCTGTACCATTATCAGGAATGAGAAGTATCACCATAGCTGA
- a CDS encoding AI-2E family transporter, with amino-acid sequence MEKQPATPFYFRLTMILLMLGLIAAIAYLGQDIVVPFALSALVAILLVPVCRFLQAKLRLPRVPAILVAILLGLLFVAGIVYFLSAQVAGFLEDMDQIKQGVNTHLNHLQQWVSSQFGLSYKEQKDMLGRLQSSMQSSGQGFLGSTFDSLSSLAILITLLPIYTFLLLYYRNLIKQFFIDVFSNAPKKKVAEVLQESQAVIQQYMLGLIIEMIIVAVLNAVAFLILGIKYAIFLAVFTAILNLIPYIGMLIASVFCVLITLTTNPDFTVALWLLGVILLVQFIDNNLIVPKVVGSKVKLNALMTIIAVLIGGALCGVAGMFLSIPGIAILKVIFDRIETLQPWGRLLGGEEPATVKTS; translated from the coding sequence ATGGAAAAACAACCCGCAACCCCGTTTTATTTCCGGCTGACCATGATCCTGCTGATGCTGGGCCTTATTGCGGCCATAGCCTACCTGGGACAGGATATTGTGGTGCCTTTTGCCCTATCGGCCCTGGTGGCCATCTTATTGGTGCCCGTCTGCCGGTTCCTCCAGGCTAAACTACGCCTGCCGCGGGTACCGGCCATCCTGGTAGCCATCCTGCTGGGCTTACTCTTTGTGGCAGGGATCGTTTATTTTTTATCGGCCCAGGTAGCAGGTTTCCTGGAAGATATGGACCAGATCAAACAGGGGGTCAATACCCATCTCAACCATTTGCAGCAATGGGTGAGCAGCCAGTTTGGTTTGTCATACAAGGAACAGAAAGATATGCTGGGCAGGTTGCAGTCGTCCATGCAGAGTTCCGGGCAGGGATTCCTGGGCAGCACCTTTGATTCGCTGTCGAGCCTGGCCATCCTCATTACCTTATTACCTATTTACACCTTTCTGCTGTTATACTACCGGAACCTGATCAAACAGTTCTTCATTGATGTATTCAGCAATGCGCCTAAAAAGAAAGTTGCAGAAGTATTGCAGGAATCGCAGGCGGTGATCCAGCAATACATGCTGGGACTGATCATTGAAATGATCATTGTGGCCGTACTCAATGCGGTGGCCTTCCTGATCCTGGGCATCAAATACGCCATCTTCCTGGCTGTGTTCACCGCCATCCTCAACCTGATCCCCTATATCGGCATGCTCATCGCTTCGGTATTCTGCGTACTGATCACACTGACCACCAACCCGGATTTCACAGTGGCGCTCTGGCTGCTGGGCGTGATCCTGCTGGTCCAGTTCATTGACAATAACCTGATAGTCCCCAAAGTGGTGGGCTCCAAAGTAAAGCTGAATGCACTCATGACCATCATTGCCGTATTGATTGGCGGTGCGCTCTGCGGGGTGGCCGGCATGTTCCTGTCCATTCCGGGTATCGCCATCCTGAAAGTGATCTTTGACCGGATAGAAACCTTGCAGCCCTGGGGCAGGCTGCTGGGTGGTGAAGAGCCCGCCACGGTAAAAACCAGTTGA
- a CDS encoding DinB family protein, with protein MSRENLPEVWLRGPLPSVPALLQPAAHALLQAREELHAFLVAMPPELIWQRPVGLASVAFHLQHLAGVLDRLLTYAREEQLTAAQLDYLKAEGIENSTLSKEQLLHAFDAAVDAAIAQMERTDPATLTEVRGVGRQQLPSTVIGLLFHAAEHTMRHTGQLLVTARVLIGGITGVE; from the coding sequence ATGTCCCGGGAAAACTTACCTGAAGTCTGGCTGCGTGGTCCGCTGCCATCCGTACCTGCCCTGTTGCAACCCGCTGCACACGCTCTTTTGCAGGCGCGGGAAGAACTGCATGCCTTCCTGGTGGCCATGCCGCCGGAGCTGATCTGGCAAAGGCCGGTGGGACTGGCCTCGGTAGCCTTTCACCTGCAACACCTGGCCGGCGTGCTGGACAGGCTGCTGACCTATGCACGGGAGGAACAGCTGACAGCCGCCCAGCTGGACTACCTGAAAGCAGAGGGGATAGAGAACAGTACGCTCAGCAAAGAGCAGCTGCTGCATGCTTTTGATGCGGCCGTTGATGCAGCCATTGCCCAGATGGAAAGAACGGATCCCGCCACACTCACTGAAGTGCGGGGCGTTGGCCGGCAGCAATTACCTTCTACCGTGATCGGTCTGTTGTTCCATGCAGCCGAGCATACCATGCGGCATACCGGTCAGCTGCTGGTGACAGCACGGGTGCTGATTGGCGGGATAACGGGTGTGGAGTAG
- a CDS encoding MBG domain-containing protein: MQPRTVLTAFFVLLLVNLSFAQAPGIDHRINDQSTQDQQQVELDIAHNGWIYAAHTVTEGNKGGIVYRCSKDNGVTWTTLYSSLVANSRIKYFQVIAAGKFHSWMRSFLFVVQENTQTQESSIAVYSFNGITLQPIGNPYLESFPASATITGFSAASDKIIPAEYISTYSLAIAYSVNISGSSQIRYRLSADGGLSFEQNQLTIASSTAWLRNVHLAFGRSGIGSNGRYMAVWEEASSAAAAYAAIRYTRNNTNIRSEFLPSIQLDTIGGRTGNQARHPRIAASSTMLDNDSSSVTAIVLAEYAGGGSQQIVGFYNMRAHYTNEWYPSNISEEGSWPDLVYDSANFSFHATYLDQTGQQLVGRNISYNLRPTTAWSMEYANYADTVSGLSIARPRVTMDPRYRLPAYGWAASMNGLGVAYVDPGINTGKLKQTLSWQLQTEEGVAEGIYGDEPVNGAAMASSGLTPTYSSSDPEVASVTADGSVSIRKVGSAVITASQEGNSSYNPAIPINFMLQIEPKVLTVIAENSDRPFGEANPDLVIRYEGFVPGDDVSSLSEEPILWTEAETATEMGQYPIYVIGGWAENYYVEPVNGLLTIGGANLTITGQPADTAVCGNQSALFNAVATATSPLVNVSYQWQISEDGQGNWQDIDGATNAQLNLSPAQALVSNDKWFQCKISVTGTTSTTRPAQLSGKAVMPVDLLVPDEVCVDDKTLGLSASITGGVFSGTGISGNTWDLQIPAAGPQTLTYTYTDSDGCEGELTKTVQLKVCGDELIEVMGVYPNPNRGRATVKILLREQPGQWQFTLTSMHGQLAANRAITLRVGWNQFELDMQQLAAGVYVLSAYTGNSKKKHIKVMKQ, translated from the coding sequence ATGCAACCCCGTACCGTACTCACTGCTTTCTTTGTATTGCTGTTAGTCAACCTATCCTTTGCCCAGGCCCCCGGTATTGATCACCGGATCAATGACCAATCCACCCAGGACCAGCAGCAGGTGGAACTGGATATTGCGCATAACGGCTGGATCTATGCCGCGCATACCGTTACCGAGGGCAATAAAGGCGGCATCGTTTATCGTTGTTCCAAAGACAACGGCGTTACCTGGACCACCCTCTATTCCTCCCTGGTGGCCAATTCCCGGATCAAATACTTCCAGGTGATAGCCGCCGGCAAATTCCATAGCTGGATGCGTTCCTTTTTATTTGTTGTGCAGGAAAACACGCAGACACAGGAAAGCTCCATTGCAGTGTACAGCTTCAACGGCATTACCCTGCAACCGATCGGCAATCCTTATCTTGAATCTTTCCCTGCCTCCGCTACCATCACCGGCTTCTCTGCCGCTTCAGATAAAATTATCCCGGCCGAGTACATCAGCACCTATAGCCTGGCCATTGCCTATTCCGTGAATATTTCCGGCAGCAGCCAGATCAGGTATAGGCTGAGTGCAGATGGCGGTCTCAGTTTTGAGCAGAACCAGCTGACCATTGCCAGCAGCACGGCCTGGCTGCGCAATGTGCATCTCGCCTTCGGCAGAAGTGGCATTGGCTCCAACGGCCGCTATATGGCTGTCTGGGAAGAAGCCAGCAGCGCGGCAGCAGCTTATGCCGCCATCCGGTACACCCGGAATAATACGAATATCCGATCTGAGTTCCTTCCATCCATACAGCTGGATACTATTGGCGGACGGACTGGCAACCAGGCCCGTCATCCCCGCATTGCCGCTTCCAGCACCATGCTGGATAACGACAGCAGTTCCGTTACGGCCATTGTACTGGCAGAATATGCCGGTGGCGGCAGTCAGCAGATTGTTGGATTCTATAATATGCGCGCCCATTATACCAATGAATGGTATCCCAGCAATATCAGTGAAGAAGGCAGCTGGCCCGACCTGGTCTATGACTCTGCCAACTTCAGCTTCCATGCCACTTACCTGGACCAAACCGGCCAGCAACTGGTAGGTCGCAATATCTCCTACAACCTGCGGCCCACTACTGCCTGGTCGATGGAATATGCCAACTATGCGGATACCGTGAGCGGCCTGTCCATTGCCCGTCCCCGGGTGACCATGGACCCGCGCTATCGCCTGCCCGCCTATGGCTGGGCTGCCAGCATGAACGGCCTGGGCGTGGCCTATGTGGACCCTGGTATCAATACCGGTAAGCTGAAGCAGACCCTCAGCTGGCAGTTACAGACGGAAGAAGGCGTAGCAGAAGGCATTTATGGGGACGAACCGGTGAATGGCGCTGCCATGGCCAGTTCTGGACTAACGCCTACCTATAGCAGCAGCGATCCGGAAGTAGCCAGTGTAACCGCTGACGGCTCGGTCAGTATCAGGAAAGTGGGCAGTGCGGTGATCACCGCCAGCCAGGAAGGCAACAGCAGTTATAACCCGGCCATCCCTATCAATTTCATGCTGCAGATAGAACCGAAAGTATTGACCGTGATTGCTGAAAATAGCGACAGGCCTTTTGGTGAGGCCAATCCTGATCTTGTTATCCGCTATGAGGGTTTTGTACCAGGGGATGATGTGAGCAGCCTGAGTGAAGAGCCAATCCTCTGGACGGAAGCAGAGACCGCAACCGAAATGGGCCAGTACCCGATCTATGTGATTGGCGGATGGGCAGAAAACTACTACGTGGAACCGGTGAACGGCCTGCTGACCATTGGCGGCGCCAACCTGACCATCACCGGGCAGCCGGCTGATACAGCCGTATGCGGAAACCAGTCGGCCCTGTTCAACGCCGTTGCAACCGCCACCAGCCCCCTGGTCAATGTCAGCTACCAGTGGCAGATCAGCGAAGACGGCCAGGGTAACTGGCAGGATATTGACGGGGCTACCAACGCCCAACTCAACTTATCCCCTGCACAGGCGCTGGTCAGCAACGACAAATGGTTCCAATGTAAAATATCCGTTACCGGCACCACCAGCACTACCCGGCCGGCACAGCTCAGCGGCAAAGCCGTGATGCCCGTGGACCTGCTGGTCCCTGACGAGGTCTGTGTGGACGATAAAACCCTCGGCCTCTCCGCCAGCATTACGGGTGGTGTGTTCTCCGGCACAGGCATCAGTGGCAATACCTGGGACCTGCAGATCCCCGCCGCAGGCCCGCAGACACTGACCTATACGTATACTGATAGTGATGGCTGTGAAGGTGAGCTGACAAAGACCGTTCAGCTGAAAGTGTGCGGTGATGAGCTGATTGAAGTGATGGGTGTATACCCCAATCCCAACCGCGGCCGGGCCACGGTAAAGATCCTGCTGCGCGAGCAGCCCGGTCAATGGCAGTTCACCCTGACCAGCATGCATGGTCAGCTGGCAGCTAACCGGGCCATTACCCTGCGCGTGGGCTGGAACCAGTTTGAGCTGGACATGCAGCAACTGGCGGCAGGCGTATACGTACTATCCGCCTACACCGGCAACAGCAAGAAAAAACATATTAAAGTAATGAAACAATAG
- a CDS encoding FHA domain-containing protein has product MKKLFAKASMPDNSLPATLLKREAITAFILHALQPYVDEKSLSLAALHLYVHCENHEQEEAAGVALCVDRPGLFRTEHLERKLQNHFIQLEPDWVFSWSLINGPLPEHCIQEGALGLTVRRAGERNTARQSTARLEVLSGQAACSSYLLDPQVQQKYFIGRTNQPQLASGRIRRNDIAFLDSDETGYDENAGRANAHVSRDHAYIIYDPAQDQYFLYPDKGGLPENGNKTRVHTADDKVKHLTIQGVAHALQHEDQIELGGAAVLLFTRQ; this is encoded by the coding sequence ATGAAAAAACTATTCGCCAAAGCCAGCATGCCGGACAATAGCCTGCCGGCCACATTATTAAAAAGAGAAGCCATCACGGCTTTTATCCTGCATGCCCTGCAGCCTTATGTGGATGAAAAGAGTTTGTCGCTGGCCGCGCTGCATCTCTATGTGCATTGTGAAAACCATGAGCAGGAAGAAGCGGCGGGTGTGGCGCTTTGCGTGGACCGGCCGGGCCTGTTCCGTACGGAACACCTGGAAAGAAAACTGCAGAACCATTTCATACAGCTGGAGCCCGACTGGGTCTTCAGCTGGTCGCTCATCAATGGTCCGCTGCCGGAACATTGCATACAGGAAGGGGCCTTGGGATTAACCGTCCGCAGGGCCGGCGAGCGCAATACGGCCCGTCAATCCACGGCAAGGCTGGAAGTATTGTCCGGGCAGGCAGCTTGCAGCAGTTACCTGCTGGATCCGCAGGTCCAGCAGAAATATTTTATTGGACGAACCAATCAGCCGCAGCTGGCTTCCGGCAGGATACGCCGTAACGATATCGCTTTCCTGGACAGCGATGAGACCGGCTATGATGAAAATGCGGGCCGGGCCAACGCACATGTCAGCCGCGACCACGCATACATCATTTACGATCCTGCACAGGACCAGTATTTTTTATACCCCGACAAGGGCGGCTTGCCGGAAAACGGAAACAAAACCCGGGTACATACTGCCGACGACAAGGTCAAGCACCTGACCATCCAGGGCGTAGCGCATGCCTTGCAACACGAGGACCAGATTGAACTGGGTGGCGCCGCCGTATTATTGTTCACCCGCCAATGA
- a CDS encoding FtsW/RodA/SpoVE family cell cycle protein — MHNASHHTPSVRGKGWLLLTGAACLLALLFFLLFRQLKPQLDQAAAGLQRGAAIQLEPTMDRQVLDQILVTNRYFTDPRDRELFSDSLTLALRRGQLPENLGALNKKGFAITAPIAWQSPIGGADFQQRLTASRQRLGFDSALYAAELHHPRSFPATLSLGPAGYTISGTVKDKELPMSGVLVQLLQHIATDNPDSLTGATAYARTNAQGHFVFSGLTPDSAYSVLPMKPGLEFGSRQGNRRLSRNTRYLFTAQPHTLRLLGTITYSQLKEDGSLLIRTPEAFTRSYQLIAGLLLLGFFLAQGILHFRRQPPDPYILPIALLLCGVSILLLFSIQDPLLDTLLAYQTLQGVLAGLAGFLLLSTIHIGKWYARWWFDPLANFRSRRSYQSKGWTWLAMAIGLALLTAIMGSGPEGSGVKVNLVLGGISFQPSEITKYLLLFFLAGFFAANADKLRSLSDIRWRFLLNWGVLAGIAILLVLYLLMGDMGPALVLCFTFLFFYSIARGNLWLTLLTGIVYCLLLVWLPGWIATAIAFGLVILTLLFQGQLRSTRWYGALAAIADAPVILLLVMTAFTFGDQLPGIGQRLADRKAMWLQPWNNDVFGGDHLAHSYWTLSAGGFSGQGIGKGFPNTMPAAHTDMILSSIGEELGWIGLVSIFGLFALLLYRIFVNGRRSGQPFSFYICAGIAISIGCQLLLIAGGAFGLLPLTGVAVPFLSYGKISLIVNLAALGLVAGISGRQGQQSQQTYIRQQYDPVLVTGILFFIAGMTVLVTRLFFIQVLDRKEYLVKQSRVVMRSGLPVYSYNPRIDKLMRLLAAGTIYDRKGLVLATSEQGRLQQQADSLRAAGLDPQILQDLQHSHKRRLYPFGDELFFWTGDFNTRLFWGQQNGYYAESRHLTALRGFGISREWQEPIQTLYQPDRFTKPIAASTPLARYDYTPLIDGLAAGIDPDAAPVRAIREKDRNLTLSVDAALQVELQDSLQSSAFANRRIAVVVLDAASGELLASALHPLPNTAAPELLELPDRQREQLSIPVTDRDLGMTYATAPGSTAKILTAMAGLNKLGTPATDIRYNDIYRAEIFRDNKNEQEPFVPKVAYVDMHEAIVNSSNIYFIRLANDNNLEEQMAALYEATGMFLLQKGGYAYTPTSNVQQHAADLENWRKNLLNHDRKAYSNPLYAGKTRRYRSDFSGLAWGQSVLTSTPASMARMAGAIANNGSLQPSRYVLAESGIPAPLAQGVHIAQDTASARLLRDYMIDQSNPPGRPKIKKLRVAGKTGTPERVVQGVKTADGWYVFFAPVPGRNSCTVACVRIEGGESSANAVTIGNTVAAILEKRGYMESFQKEAPKATQLQAQKNEHEKTIRQSQHAGQ; from the coding sequence ATGCACAATGCTTCCCACCATACCCCTTCTGTACGCGGCAAAGGATGGCTCCTGCTGACGGGCGCCGCCTGCCTGCTGGCGCTGCTGTTCTTTTTACTGTTCCGGCAGCTTAAACCCCAGCTGGACCAGGCTGCTGCCGGGTTACAGCGTGGCGCCGCCATACAGCTGGAACCCACCATGGACCGGCAGGTGCTGGACCAGATCCTGGTTACCAACCGCTACTTTACTGATCCACGGGATAGGGAACTGTTCAGTGACTCGCTGACATTGGCCCTGCGCCGGGGCCAGCTGCCGGAGAACCTGGGCGCACTCAATAAAAAAGGTTTTGCCATCACAGCACCCATAGCCTGGCAATCGCCCATCGGCGGCGCTGATTTCCAGCAACGACTTACCGCATCACGGCAGCGACTGGGCTTTGATTCCGCCCTGTATGCCGCCGAGCTGCATCATCCGCGCTCTTTCCCCGCTACTTTATCCCTGGGACCTGCCGGCTATACCATCAGCGGAACAGTAAAAGACAAGGAGCTGCCCATGTCGGGTGTACTGGTGCAGCTGCTGCAGCATATTGCCACCGATAACCCGGACTCCCTCACCGGCGCTACCGCTTATGCGCGTACCAATGCCCAGGGACATTTTGTTTTCAGTGGACTGACCCCGGACTCCGCCTACAGCGTGCTACCCATGAAACCAGGGCTTGAGTTCGGCAGCCGCCAGGGCAACCGCCGCCTCTCCAGGAACACCCGTTACCTATTCACTGCCCAGCCCCATACCCTGCGGCTCCTGGGCACTATCACCTATAGCCAGCTCAAAGAGGACGGCAGCTTACTGATACGCACACCCGAAGCATTCACCCGCAGCTACCAGCTCATTGCCGGACTGCTGCTGCTCGGCTTCTTCCTGGCACAGGGTATCCTCCATTTCCGCCGGCAACCGCCCGACCCCTATATCCTGCCCATCGCTTTATTGTTATGCGGCGTATCTATCCTGCTGCTGTTCAGCATCCAGGATCCGCTGCTGGACACACTCCTGGCCTACCAGACCCTGCAAGGCGTACTGGCTGGTCTTGCAGGATTTTTGCTGTTATCTACTATTCATATCGGGAAATGGTACGCCCGCTGGTGGTTTGATCCACTGGCTAATTTCCGGAGCCGCCGCAGCTACCAGTCCAAAGGCTGGACCTGGCTGGCCATGGCCATCGGCCTGGCCCTGCTCACGGCTATCATGGGCAGCGGCCCTGAAGGCAGCGGCGTGAAAGTGAACCTGGTACTGGGCGGTATCAGCTTCCAGCCCAGCGAGATCACCAAGTACCTGCTGCTCTTTTTCCTGGCCGGCTTTTTTGCCGCCAATGCCGATAAGCTCCGCAGCTTATCGGATATACGCTGGCGTTTCCTCCTGAACTGGGGCGTACTGGCGGGCATCGCTATCCTGCTGGTCCTCTACCTGCTCATGGGGGATATGGGTCCCGCACTGGTACTATGTTTCACTTTTCTCTTTTTCTATAGTATAGCCCGCGGTAATCTATGGCTTACCCTGCTCACCGGTATCGTGTATTGCCTGCTGCTGGTCTGGCTGCCCGGCTGGATAGCCACCGCTATTGCTTTCGGCCTGGTGATCCTCACCTTATTATTCCAGGGCCAGCTGCGCAGCACCCGCTGGTACGGGGCCCTGGCCGCAATTGCCGATGCACCCGTGATCCTGTTGCTGGTGATGACGGCCTTTACCTTTGGCGATCAGCTGCCGGGTATCGGGCAGCGACTGGCGGACCGAAAGGCCATGTGGCTGCAACCCTGGAACAATGATGTGTTTGGCGGAGATCACCTGGCGCATAGCTACTGGACCCTCTCGGCCGGCGGCTTCAGCGGCCAGGGCATCGGCAAAGGTTTTCCCAATACCATGCCCGCCGCCCATACCGATATGATCCTTTCCAGCATCGGTGAAGAGCTGGGCTGGATAGGGCTTGTCAGTATCTTCGGTCTCTTTGCCCTGTTGCTCTACCGCATCTTTGTGAATGGCCGTCGCTCCGGCCAGCCCTTCAGCTTTTATATCTGTGCCGGCATCGCTATCTCCATCGGCTGCCAGCTGCTGCTGATAGCAGGCGGCGCCTTCGGCCTGTTGCCCCTTACCGGGGTGGCCGTGCCCTTCCTGAGCTATGGTAAAATATCCCTTATCGTCAACCTGGCCGCCCTGGGCCTGGTAGCCGGTATCTCCGGCCGCCAGGGACAGCAAAGCCAGCAGACCTATATCAGGCAGCAATACGATCCCGTCCTGGTCACCGGCATCCTGTTCTTTATAGCCGGCATGACGGTGCTGGTTACCCGTTTATTTTTCATCCAGGTGCTGGACCGGAAAGAATACCTGGTGAAACAATCCCGCGTGGTGATGCGCAGCGGCCTGCCGGTATACAGCTATAATCCCCGGATAGATAAACTGATGCGCCTCCTGGCGGCCGGTACTATCTATGACCGCAAAGGACTGGTGCTGGCCACCAGTGAGCAGGGCCGGCTGCAACAGCAGGCCGACAGCCTCCGGGCGGCCGGTCTGGATCCGCAAATCCTGCAGGACCTTCAGCACAGTCATAAAAGAAGATTGTACCCTTTTGGCGATGAACTGTTCTTCTGGACAGGCGATTTCAATACCCGCCTTTTCTGGGGCCAGCAGAATGGTTACTACGCTGAATCCCGCCACCTCACGGCGCTCCGTGGTTTTGGCATCAGCCGGGAATGGCAGGAACCCATCCAGACCCTGTACCAGCCGGACCGCTTTACCAAACCTATTGCCGCCAGCACACCCCTGGCCAGGTATGATTATACACCGCTCATTGACGGCCTGGCCGCCGGCATTGATCCCGATGCTGCACCCGTCCGCGCCATCCGGGAAAAGGACCGTAACCTGACCCTCAGCGTAGACGCCGCCCTCCAGGTGGAGTTGCAGGATTCCCTGCAAAGCAGCGCCTTTGCCAACAGGCGGATAGCCGTGGTAGTACTGGATGCCGCCAGTGGCGAGCTGCTGGCCTCCGCCCTGCACCCCCTACCCAATACCGCCGCACCGGAATTGCTGGAATTGCCGGACCGGCAACGGGAGCAGTTATCCATCCCCGTTACTGACAGGGACCTGGGCATGACCTACGCCACGGCGCCCGGCTCTACCGCCAAGATCCTGACGGCCATGGCCGGTCTCAACAAACTGGGGACACCCGCTACCGATATCCGCTATAATGATATTTACCGCGCCGAGATCTTCCGCGATAACAAGAATGAACAGGAACCCTTTGTTCCCAAAGTGGCCTATGTGGATATGCACGAGGCCATCGTTAATTCCAGCAATATCTATTTTATCCGGCTGGCCAACGACAATAACCTGGAAGAGCAGATGGCTGCACTCTACGAGGCCACCGGTATGTTCCTCCTGCAAAAAGGAGGTTATGCCTACACACCCACCAGCAATGTGCAGCAGCATGCGGCCGACCTGGAGAACTGGCGGAAGAACCTGCTGAACCATGATCGCAAAGCGTACAGCAATCCGCTCTATGCAGGTAAAACAAGAAGGTACCGGAGTGATTTTTCCGGGCTGGCCTGGGGCCAGAGCGTGTTGACATCCACACCGGCGTCCATGGCCCGGATGGCCGGCGCTATTGCCAACAACGGTTCCCTGCAGCCATCCCGGTATGTGCTTGCCGAATCCGGTATCCCCGCCCCGCTGGCCCAGGGCGTCCACATAGCCCAGGATACAGCGTCAGCCAGGCTGCTGCGGGATTATATGATAGATCAGTCCAACCCGCCGGGCCGGCCCAAGATCAAAAAACTGCGCGTAGCAGGTAAAACAGGCACGCCCGAGCGGGTAGTGCAGGGCGTCAAAACAGCCGATGGCTGGTATGTATTCTTTGCGCCCGTACCAGGCCGGAACTCCTGCACCGTGGCCTGCGTGCGGATTGAAGGCGGCGAAAGCTCGGCCAACGCCGTGACCATCGGCAATACCGTAGCCGCCATCCTGGAGAAACGCGGGTATATGGAATCCTTTCAAAAGGAAGCCCCCAAAGCAACCCAACTGCAAGCTCAAAAAAATGAACATGAAAAAACTATTCGCCAAAGCCAGCATGCCGGACAATAG